From the genome of Glycine max cultivar Williams 82 chromosome 2, Glycine_max_v4.0, whole genome shotgun sequence, one region includes:
- the LOC100788764 gene encoding type IV inositol polyphosphate 5-phosphatase 7 isoform X2, producing the protein MRDENSKKSKLSWPKTLVMKWFNIKSKNEDFQADDVLYAGVNEEWRNNCSQRDEDAIKRTKTERAKKRHSDRMRRGKIDRDAAQVTDVHNYRIFAATWNVAGKSPPSYLSLEDWLHSSAPADIYVLGFQEIVPLNAGNILGTEDNGPARKWLALIRKTLNSLPGTSGECHTTSPLPDPIVELDADFEGSMRQKTTSFLHRRSFQSLSHSMRMDNEMSLPQACLDRRLSVCDRMMFGHRTSDYDPSYRWASSDDENGPSDSPVVTHYSPMTYRCCFSMEDRDRQTGKSRYCLVASKQMVGIFLTVWVKSDIRDDVLNMKVSCVGRGLMGYLGNKGSISISMSLHQTSFCFICSHLTSGQKEGDELRRNSDVMEILRKTRFPRVQGMGDESSPQTILDHDRIIWLGDLNYRIALSYRAAKALVEMHNWKVLLENDQLHIERRQGRVFEGWNEGKIYFPPTYKYSNNSDRYAGVIVSCGMEEASANYRMFVGSQDSRIIDQFIACFWQKLSLLAVTE; encoded by the exons ATGAGAGATGAGAACTCGAAGAAAAGCAAG CTTTCATGGCCCAAAACGTTGGTCATGAAGTGGTTCAATATTAAGAGCAAAAATGAGGACTTTCAGGCAGATGATGTCCTCTACGCAG gtGTCAATGAAGAGTGGAGGAACAACTGTTCACAGAGGGATGAAGACGCTATCAAGAGAACCAAAACAG AGAGAGCAAAGAAGAGACACTCAGATAGAATGCGGCGAGGTAAAATTGACCGTGATGCAGCTCAGGTTACAGATGTGCATAACTATAG AATCTTTGCTGCCACTTGGAATGTAGCTGGAAAATCTCCTCCAAGTTATTTGAGTCTGGAAGATTGGCTTCACTCTTCTGCTCCTGCTGATATCTATGTTCTTGG GTTTCAAGAAATTGTACCTCTCAATGCGGGTAATATTTTGGGCACAGAAGACAATGGCCCTGCCAGAAAGTGGCTAGCTCTTATTAGGAAGACCCTGAATAGTCTTCCTGGAACAAGCGGGGAATGCCACACTACTTCACCGCTTCCTGACCCTATTGTAGAGTTAGATGCTGATTTTGAGGGATCAATGAGGCAGAAGACGACCTCTTTCTTACATCGCCGATCGTTCCAATCCTTGAGTCATAGTATGAGAATGGACAATGAGATGTCACTACCCCAAGCATGCCTTGATCGTCGTCTCAGTGTCTGTGATAGAATGATGTTTGGTCACAGGACAAGTGATTATGACCCCAGTTATAGATGGGCTTCCTCGGACGATGAAAACGGCCCTAGCGACTCCCCAGTCGTAACACATTATTCACCAATGACATATAGATGTTGTTTCTCTATGGAGGATAGAGATAGACAGACAGGGAAGTCAAGATACTGTTTGGTTGCTAGTAAGCAAATGGTTGGGATATTTCTAACAGTTTGGGTGAAAAGTGATATAAGAGATGATGTTCTCAATATGAAAGTGTCTTGTGTTGGCAGAGGATTAATGGGATatcttggaaacaag GGTTCAATATCAATTAGCATGTCTTTGCACCAAACAAGCTTTTGCTTCATCTGTAGTCATTTGACTTCTGGACAAAAGGAAGGTGATGAGCTAAGGAGAAATTCAGATGTAATGGAGATTCTCAGAAAGACAAGGTTTCCCCGGGTTCAAGGCATGGGTGATGAGAGTTCTCCTCAGACAATTCTGGATCATGA TCGAATAATTTGGCTGGGGGATTTAAATTATCGGATAGCCCTTTCTTACCGTGCAGCAAAGGCTCTTGTTGAGATGCATAATTGGAAGGTTCTGTTGGAGAATGACCAG CTACATATAGAGCGGAGACAAGGTCGGGTCTTTGAAGGATGGAATGAAGGGAAAATATATTTCCCTCCCACATACAAGTATTCAAACAATTCAGATAGATATGCAG GTGTGATCGTATCTTGTGGTATGGAAGAGGCCTCCGCCAATTATCGTATGTTCGTGGGGAGTCAAGATTCTCGGATCATAGACCAGTTTATAGCATGTTTCTGGCAGAAGTTGAGTCTATTAGCCGTAACCGAATAA
- the LOC100306236 gene encoding uncharacterized protein LOC100306236 isoform 1 (isoform 1 is encoded by transcript variant 1), whose translation MNFMPKGKSRKQKTEKSGVIDFEALKRHGYRGGPSVLKVPAPKEDDSKQDWSWSTGKEKRVDKEIEESYEERKKTREAISLGEELPAALTRNDKKNISFSQKEKRKRELGQASRGKNYVEEEKRLLRENGIYSGFDA comes from the coding sequence ATGAATTTTATGCCTAAAGGTAAATCTAGGAAGCAGAAAACTGAGAAAAGTGGTGTAATTGACTTTGAGGCTTTGAAGCGACACGGGTATAGAGGTGGACCTTCTGTCCTAAAAGTACCCGCACCAAAAGAAGATGACTCAAAGCAAGATTGGTCGTGGTCCACTGGAAAAGAAAAGCGTGTAGACAAGGAAATTGAAGAATCATATGAAGAACGAAAGAAAACAAGAGAGGCTATTTCCCTAGGAGAGGAGCTGCCAGCTGCTCTGACTAGGAATGACAAGAAGAATATTTCTTTCTCACAGAAGgaaaagaggaagagagagcTGGGTCAAGCTAGCAGGGGCAAAAATTATGTTGAAGAAGAGAAGAGGTTGTTGAGAGAGAATGGAATCTATTCTGGTTTTGATGCTTGA
- the LOC100306236 gene encoding uncharacterized protein LOC100306236 isoform 2 (isoform 2 is encoded by transcript variant 2), which translates to MKRTMPWSDDDESSSSHSDSERDSETGGENSKGKSRKQKTEKSGVIDFEALKRHGYRGGPSVLKVPAPKEDDSKQDWSWSTGKEKRVDKEIEESYEERKKTREAISLGEELPAALTRNDKKNISFSQKEKRKRELGQASRGKNYVEEEKRLLRENGIYSGFDA; encoded by the exons ATGAAGAGGACTATGCCATGGAGTGACGACGATGAGTCATCGTCTTCACATTCAGATTCTGAACGTGATAGTGAAACTGGAGGGGAAAACTCCAAAG GTAAATCTAGGAAGCAGAAAACTGAGAAAAGTGGTGTAATTGACTTTGAGGCTTTGAAGCGACACGGGTATAGAGGTGGACCTTCTGTCCTAAAAGTACCCGCACCAAAAGAAGATGACTCAAAGCAAGATTGGTCGTGGTCCACTGGAAAAGAAAAGCGTGTAGACAAGGAAATTGAAGAATCATATGAAGAACGAAAGAAAACAAGAGAGGCTATTTCCCTAGGAGAGGAGCTGCCAGCTGCTCTGACTAGGAATGACAAGAAGAATATTTCTTTCTCACAGAAGgaaaagaggaagagagagcTGGGTCAAGCTAGCAGGGGCAAAAATTATGTTGAAGAAGAGAAGAGGTTGTTGAGAGAGAATGGAATCTATTCTGGTTTTGATGCTTGA
- the LOC100788764 gene encoding type I inositol polyphosphate 5-phosphatase 4 isoform X1, producing MRDENSKKSKLSWPKTLVMKWFNIKSKNEDFQADDVLYAGVNEEWRNNCSQRDEDAIKRTKTERAKKRHSDRMRRGKIDRDAAQVTDVHNYRIFAATWNVAGKSPPSYLSLEDWLHSSAPADIYVLGFQEIVPLNAGNILGTEDNGPARKWLALIRKTLNSLPGTSGECHTTSPLPDPIVELDADFEGSMRQKTTSFLHRRSFQSLSHSMRMDNEMSLPQACLDRRLSVCDRMMFGHRTSDYDPSYRWASSDDENGPSDSPVVTHYSPMTYRCCFSMEDRDRQTGKSRYCLVASKQMVGIFLTVWVKSDIRDDVLNMKVSCVGRGLMGYLGNKGSISISMSLHQTSFCFICSHLTSGQKEGDELRRNSDVMEILRKTRFPRVQGMGDESSPQTILDHDRIIWLGDLNYRIALSYRAAKALVEMHNWKVLLENDQLHIERRQGRVFEGWNEGKIYFPPTYKYSNNSDRYAGDERQSKQKRRTPAWCDRILWYGRGLRQLSYVRGESRFSDHRPVYSMFLAEVESISRNRIKKCSSCSSSRIEVEELLPHSHGYSYTDLSFF from the exons ATGAGAGATGAGAACTCGAAGAAAAGCAAG CTTTCATGGCCCAAAACGTTGGTCATGAAGTGGTTCAATATTAAGAGCAAAAATGAGGACTTTCAGGCAGATGATGTCCTCTACGCAG gtGTCAATGAAGAGTGGAGGAACAACTGTTCACAGAGGGATGAAGACGCTATCAAGAGAACCAAAACAG AGAGAGCAAAGAAGAGACACTCAGATAGAATGCGGCGAGGTAAAATTGACCGTGATGCAGCTCAGGTTACAGATGTGCATAACTATAG AATCTTTGCTGCCACTTGGAATGTAGCTGGAAAATCTCCTCCAAGTTATTTGAGTCTGGAAGATTGGCTTCACTCTTCTGCTCCTGCTGATATCTATGTTCTTGG GTTTCAAGAAATTGTACCTCTCAATGCGGGTAATATTTTGGGCACAGAAGACAATGGCCCTGCCAGAAAGTGGCTAGCTCTTATTAGGAAGACCCTGAATAGTCTTCCTGGAACAAGCGGGGAATGCCACACTACTTCACCGCTTCCTGACCCTATTGTAGAGTTAGATGCTGATTTTGAGGGATCAATGAGGCAGAAGACGACCTCTTTCTTACATCGCCGATCGTTCCAATCCTTGAGTCATAGTATGAGAATGGACAATGAGATGTCACTACCCCAAGCATGCCTTGATCGTCGTCTCAGTGTCTGTGATAGAATGATGTTTGGTCACAGGACAAGTGATTATGACCCCAGTTATAGATGGGCTTCCTCGGACGATGAAAACGGCCCTAGCGACTCCCCAGTCGTAACACATTATTCACCAATGACATATAGATGTTGTTTCTCTATGGAGGATAGAGATAGACAGACAGGGAAGTCAAGATACTGTTTGGTTGCTAGTAAGCAAATGGTTGGGATATTTCTAACAGTTTGGGTGAAAAGTGATATAAGAGATGATGTTCTCAATATGAAAGTGTCTTGTGTTGGCAGAGGATTAATGGGATatcttggaaacaag GGTTCAATATCAATTAGCATGTCTTTGCACCAAACAAGCTTTTGCTTCATCTGTAGTCATTTGACTTCTGGACAAAAGGAAGGTGATGAGCTAAGGAGAAATTCAGATGTAATGGAGATTCTCAGAAAGACAAGGTTTCCCCGGGTTCAAGGCATGGGTGATGAGAGTTCTCCTCAGACAATTCTGGATCATGA TCGAATAATTTGGCTGGGGGATTTAAATTATCGGATAGCCCTTTCTTACCGTGCAGCAAAGGCTCTTGTTGAGATGCATAATTGGAAGGTTCTGTTGGAGAATGACCAG CTACATATAGAGCGGAGACAAGGTCGGGTCTTTGAAGGATGGAATGAAGGGAAAATATATTTCCCTCCCACATACAAGTATTCAAACAATTCAGATAGATATGCAGGTGATGAGAGACagtcaaaacaaaagagaagaaCTCCAGCATG GTGTGATCGTATCTTGTGGTATGGAAGAGGCCTCCGCCAATTATCGTATGTTCGTGGGGAGTCAAGATTCTCGGATCATAGACCAGTTTATAGCATGTTTCTGGCAGAAGTTGAGTCTATTAGCCGTAACCGAATAAAGAAATGCTCTAGTTGCTCCAGTTCAAGGATTGAAGTAGAAGAGTTGTTGCCTCATTCACACGGTTACAGTTACACTGATCTGAGTTTCTTCTGA